In Aricia agestis chromosome 16, ilAriAges1.1, whole genome shotgun sequence, one genomic interval encodes:
- the LOC121734601 gene encoding UDP-glycosyltransferase UGT5-like isoform X1, translating to MKLCVIAIVISVSVINSEEMKPLNILAIFPFPGKSHGIIFNNLLEALVRRGHNLTHVSYFPINKPLKYYRHIHLAEDTSAKVLEDDFVLESSYSTILEVNKLVVVAGNENCKMLLDNKHVQKLWMEKTKFDLVVYEYFSTDCPLAIAHRLGAPVVGLTGCTLMAWQFDTLGVPFNPSFVPQQFLDGDAKPTLFQRIERTLFHHYFNLYYKLIGIATDEQTVKSYFDDVPSLSELARNVKIILMNTYWMLFDFNLLPPNVIEIGGFHVSGNISLPNKLLQFIEESEHGVIYVSFGSIIKSSVSDSDKIEKIVGALSKLPQRIIWKWEDHKPPGNLDKIYVSKWLPQKDILAHPKVLAFLSHCGLVSTTEAVTFGVPIVGMPIFGDQPTNAAAIEEKGFGVRVQLSELTSEHLLEKFKTVLDPHFRAKVKSLSKSWQDRPMKPMETAIFWTEFAARHPNHTFRAPAADVPLYQYLNLDILLVFIVFAFTVFLGFKYLISVVFINVARNSNKAKKQ from the exons ATGAAGTTGTGTGTAATTGCTATTGTGATAAGTGTGTCTGTGATAAATAGCGAAGAAATGAAGCCATTAAATATTCTAGCAATTTTCCCTTTCCCCGGAAAAAGTCAtggaattatttttaacaatttattggAAGCTCTAGTACGACGTGGTCATAATTTAACACACGTTTCATATTTTCCCATCAATAagccattaaaatattatagacacATACATTTAGCGGAAGATACTTCGGCAAAAGTATTAGAAGATGACTTTGTACTGGAAAGTTCATATTCCACTATCCTGGAAGTGAATAAATTAGTTGTTGTTGCTGGTAATGAAAACTGCAAAATGTTACTGGATAACAAACATGTGCAGAAGTTATGGATGGAAAAGACCAAATTTGATTTGGTGGTGTACGAATATTTTAGTACGGATTGCCCGTTGGCAATAGCTCACCGGCTAGGAGCTCCTGTGGTTGGATTAACTGGGTGCACATTAATGGCTTGGCAATTTGACACCCTCGGCGTCCCATTTAATCCATCGTTTGTGCCACAACAATTTTTAGACGGCGATGCAAAACCGACACTATTCCAAAGGATCGAAAGAACTTTATTTCACCACTACTTTAATCTTTACTATAAATTAATTGGCATAGccacagacgaacagacggtTAAAAGTTACTTCGATGATGTCCCAAGTTTATCAGAATTAGCTCGCAATGTAAAAATCATCCTTATGAACACATATTGGATGTTATTCGATTTCAATTTACTTCCTCCAAATGTTATAGAAATTGGTGGTTTTCACGTTAGCGGCAACATATCATTGCCGAAT AAACTGCTGCAATTTATAGAAGAATCAGAGCATGGCGTCATTTACGTTAGCTTTGGCTCGATTATAAAGTCTTCAGTATCAGACTCTGACAAGATCGAGAAAATAGTTGGCGCACTCTCAAAACTACCCCAAAGAATTATCTGGAAATGGGAAGATCATAAGCCTCCTGGCAACTTGGACAAAATTTATGTATCAAAATGGCTCCCTCAAAAAGACATACTGG CTCATCCAAAAGTCCTCGcatttttatcacactgtggtCTTGTAAGTACAACAGAAGCAGTCACTTTTGGAGTTCCGATTGTTGGAATGCCAATATTCGGTGACCAACCCACCAACGCAGCTGCCATCGAAGAAAAAGGGTTCGGTGTCAGAGTTCAACTATCTGAATTGACCTCGGAACATCTCTTAGAGAAGTTCAAAACTGTTCTAGACCCTCA TTTCAGGGCAAAGGTTAAGTCATTGTCAAAATCATGGCAAGATCGACCAATGAAACCGATGGAGACGGCAATATTTTGGACGGAGTTCGCAGCGAGACATCCAAATCATACTTTTAGGGCACCAGCAGCTGATGTGCCTCTTTACCAGTACCTCAATCTAGATATCTTGCtggtttttattgtttttgctTTTACTGTCTTTCTTGGtttcaaatatttaatatcTGTTGTATTCATAAATGTTGCAAGAAACTCTAATAAAGCcaagaaacaataa
- the LOC121734600 gene encoding UDP-glycosyltransferase UGT5-like, producing MKTAMLLYVAIVLALLPFSEQSDKKSLNILGIFPYEGKSHFFVFEPYLQELARRGHNVTVISCFPRETPMKNYNDISLAGKSRIYESVIEIEHSYATVFKIINFIIAAGVQNCKVMLEDENVRNLWEKKMKFDLVVTEQFSTDCGLGIAYKLGVPVVGLTSHSFLPWHYDRLGIPDNPAFVPSVFFGGATTPTFYQRVERTIFNTFLKIYYKYTSQRPNEKTLAKYIEGIPPLEELATNIKFQLLYTNFVLFRSSLYPSNVIQVNGYHVKKAKPLPEDLRKFIDESEHGIVLISFGSMLMPSSAPDYVVKAVLDVASKLPQRIIWKWEKDTIPNPPKNIYISNWLPQNDILAHPKVLAFFSHCGLLGTTEAVYHGVPIVGMPVFGDQPSNAAAIEESGFGVQLQLNDVTEKNLLEKLKIVLDPSFRKRVKELSRAWHDRPLSAMDTAIYWTEYAATHNVTVKAPATTVPLYQYYNLDILGTLLLLLLILAYIVIRIIVLVISSIFGAKPSTKSKKPKTN from the exons ATGAAAACAGCGATGTTGCTGTACGTAGCTATCGTACTGGCACTATTGCCGTTCAGTGAGCAGAGCGACAAAAAGTCGTTGAATATTTTAGGAATATTTCCTTACGAAGGAAAAAGTCATTTCTTCGTCTTCGAGCCGTATTTACAAGAATTAGCGAGAAGAGGACACAATGTTACAGTGATATCGTGCTTCCCGAGAGAAACTCCTATGAAAAACTATAACGACATAAGTTTGGCCGGAAAGAGCCGAATTTATGAAAGTGTGATTGAAATAGAACATTCCTATGCAAcagtgtttaaaataataaactttataatagcTGCCGGTGTACAAAATTGTAAAGTGATGCTTGAAGATGAAAATGTGCGGAATCTCTGGGAAAAGAAAATGAAGTTTGATTTGGTGGTAACCGAGCAATTTTCTACTGATTGTGGCCTGGGAATAGCTTACAAGTTGGGAGTGCCAGTGGTCGGTCTGACTTCTCACTCATTCCTACCCTGGCATTACGACAGACTTGGGATTCCGGACAATCCCGCTTTCGTACCGTCAGTGTTCTTCGGTGGTGCAACGACGCCCACGTTTTACCAAAGAGTGGAAAGAacaattttcaatacatttttaaagatttACTACAAATATACATCCCAAAGACCCAACGAAAAAACTTTAGCGAAATACATAGAAGGCATACCACCTTTGGAAGAACTGGCTACAAATATCAAATTTCAACTTCTGTACACTAACTTCGTATTGTTTAGATCTTCCCTATATCCCTCAAATGTTATACAAGTTAATGGATATCACGTGAAAAAAGCAAAGCCTTTACCTGAG GATTTAAGAAAATTCATAGATGAATCCGAACATGGAATTGTATTAATTAGTTTTGGGTCGATGTTGATGCCTTCATCAGCGCCTGATTACGTGGTAAAGGCAGTGTTGGATGTTGCGTCAAAGCTTCCCCAGAGAATAATTTGGAAATGGGAGAAAGACACTATCCCTAACCCACCAAAGAACATTTATATTTCCAATTGGCTACCCCAAAACGACATTTTAG CTCATCCTAAAGTACTAGCTTTTTTCTCGCATTGTGGACTACTGGGAACAACTGAAGCAGTTTACCATGGAGTTCCAATAGTAGGCATGCCAGTATTCGGCGACCAGCCATCAAACGCAGCAGCCATTGAAGAAAGTGGATTTGGAGTCCAATTACAATTGAATGACGTCACAGAAaagaaccttctagaaaagctCAAAATTGTTTTAGATCCATC ATTTAGAAAGCGAGTGAAAGAACTATCCAGAGCGTGGCATGATCGACCATTGTCAGCGATGGACACCGCTATCTATTGGACAGAGTATGCTGCAACGCACAACGTGACGGTCAAAGCTCCAGCAACTACCGTTCCCTTATACCAGTACTATAATTTAGATATCTTAGGAACTCTACTGTTATTACTTCTAATCTTAGCTTACATTGTAATTCGAATAATAGTTTTAGTTATTTCATCAATATTCGGAGCCAAACCGTCAACGAAGTCAAAGAAacctaaaacaaattaa
- the LOC121735037 gene encoding UDP-glycosyltransferase UGT5-like: MDDENVQNLLTADIKFDLVIVEQFNNDCGLAIAHKFRAPIIGITSHMLLPWHYQRYGVPYNPSYVLFDLITAGTRPTFLQRIQRSITYNYINFVNKHITQRLEQNVISDYMEDVPPLEEIAKNIRLVLVYQNFVLSGSSALPANIIEVGGFHVSKPKPLPDDLKKFIEESEHGVIYVSFGSILKPSSMSKDKMIAIIETLKELKQRVIWKWNKKDLPGNPKNILVTKWLPQNDILAHPNVLAFFSHCGQLGVTEAVYHGVPVIGMPIFGDQPSNAAAVEESGLGVRIALSEITKERLLEKFKTVLNPSFRENVKLISKAWHDRPLTPMDTAIFWTEYAARHNITYGPPIVSTYQYYNLDIIALFILLTIVNMVVIKFEDDWIIFK; encoded by the exons ATGGACGATGAGAATGTCCAAAATTTATTGACCGCtgatataaaatttgatttagTTATCGTCGAACAGTTCAATAATGATTGCGGACTAGCAATAGCACATAAATTCCGTGCGCCTATCATTGGAATCACTTCGCACATGCTGTTGCCTTGGCATTATCAAAGGTATGGAGTTCCATATAATCCTTCGTACGTCCTGTTCGATCTTATCACGGCGGGAACTAGGCCAACTTTTCTTCAAAGGATCCAAAGGTCAATTACCTATAATTACATTAACTTCGTAAACAAACACATAACACAACGTTTGGAGCAGAATGTAATATCTGACTATATGGAAGATGTTCCTCCTTTAGAAGAAATTGCGAAGAACATAAGACTAGTACTGGTTTACCAAAATTTCGTGCTCTCCGGTTCGTCTGCTCTACCAGCCAATATTATTGAAGTGGGTGGTTTCCATGTATCCAAACCTAAGCCACTGCCTGAC gatTTAAAGAAATTCATTGAGGAATCGGAGCATGGAGTAATATACGTAAGCTTTGGATCAATATTGAAACCTTCTTCAATGTCTAAGGACAAAATGATAGCAATAATAGAAACTCTTAAAGAACTTAAGCAAAGGGTTATCTGGAAATGGAACAAAAAGGATTTACCAGGAaatccaaaaaatattttggttacCAAGTGGTTGCCTCAAAATGACATTTTAG CCCATCCAAACGTGCTTGCATTTTTCTCACACTGTGGACAATTGGGGGTGACGGAAGCTGTATACCATGGTGTACCTGTCATTGGCATGCCCATATTTGGTGATCAACCATCTAATGCTGCTGCTGTTGAGGAGAGTGGACTCGGTGTGCGAATAGCACTGTCAGAAATCACAAAGGAACGGCTACTAGAAAAGTTCAAAACAGTGCTCAATCCTAg TTTCAGAGAAAATGTCAAGCTGATCTCGAAGGCATGGCACGATCGTCCTTTAACGCCTATGGATACAGCCATCTTCTGGACCGAGTATGCAGCGCGTCATAACATAACTTATGGACCTCCTATTGTCTCTACATATcagtattataatttagatATTATAGCTTTATTTATACTCTTGACTATAGTCAATATGGTAgtcattaa GTTCGAGGACGACTGGATCATATTCAAATGA